One Dysidea avara chromosome 8, odDysAvar1.4, whole genome shotgun sequence genomic window, CTATTAGACATACTACAGGTCTGTTGGTAATATATCTAAGTTTCTATTGTACAGTAATATTTGCTTTATGTTGTAAGTGTTGTTGATGTATGCATGTTCTCTTGAAACTGTCAGTATGAGTTCTGGCCTACTTTGTACTTTAGTTTCCATTCTTGGCATCTTCATTTCCTCATACAGTAGTAGCAGCATCTGTTGAACTACTATTGCAAGTTACTATAAGTTATATATGGGATATGAATTATGTATTTTTACTGATGAATGTTGTTACTTATATTATTAGCAAGAGCCAGAAGAATTCAGGGTTATTTTTGTTTGGAACTATATTAGTTGCTCTATTCTATGTAATGGACTTTACCCAGTACATGTTTATATACCCAGGTTGCTGTAGAGATGTTAACCCAATGGTCCGTTGCTGGCTGTACCTTCAGTGTATTATTTCAGGGTACTTTGTCGGAGTGGctgcatgtagctacagctgGGATGCTATAACACAGGTTAATTGGAGATTTGTATTGTTGAGACACTTCTTGTTTTACGCAATTATAGGGATCTTTGTACTTTAGGATACCTACATGCAGAAGGTATGTATATGCATATCTGTATAGCAGGTTTTTATTGAGGAGGGAGATTTTGTGGATTGGCAGCTGTCTGCAAAGAAAAAATTTCCCCTTGAAATTCACAGCTTGATCAAAATAGCATTGTACAAGTATTAGTGCATCCTGTAGAAGTGAAATTTTTCCCTCTTGAAATTTTGGATGGTGGCGATTTGCAATATATTTCCCCCTCAAAAAATCCCACTATATGGTTGCAGTTATTATATTTTCTTCTAATTGTAACATGGTAGATGTGAATTCCTTTACCTGGTACTTGTGTACTCTAGCTGGTTAACCATTAGAAGTCGTACAGGAACACAGGAAAATAAGATACCAATCTACTTTATGATGGAAAGTGGTACGTTGTCTGTATAAGGTAATATATTTGTTTTCATACTGTATTATAGGAGCGATGTGATATACTGCATGAGACTAATCATGACAAAACACGTCTAAAGATGCTGTAAGCCACTTTGTTTACATGACCTCTACTGTGTTACTACCTTGTGCTACTCGGCAGCTTGAAACAAGAATTCAGGAGGCCAGTCAATGTTCAAGTTGTGAAGTAACCAGCTTGCAGTTACTTCATGAACTGTAAGTTTGTAGTCAAACTGTTTAAGTGCTTCGTAAATGCAACTATGTATTGGTAGGAGGAATGTAGAAGCTGTTCAAGTGAAGACAATGTACAATGAGAAAACACATGAAAAAATGTGCTCCAGGACGTGTACTGCACGGATTTCCGTGCATATACAGGCAGCGAAATCAGTACGTGATTGCACGGATTGGCTATTGCCACGGAGTATAAGCGGATTTCCGTTGTTGCAGGAACTGATATCGTTTATGTCATCTGTTTTGTCTCCCTTCTGGAACAAAGTAAGTGTTAAACTTGTTCTACTCTATATTCCATACtgtttttaaaatagatttgatTGTGGTGTGTGCTATTCTGCTAATGTCAGTGAATAGCAAGTTGGTTTCTACTTTCCATCACCAAGTGTGGACTTGAAGATTTTACATCATCTGTTTTGTCTCCCTTCTGGAACAAGTGAGTTTTAAACTTGTTCTACTCTATATTCCATACtgtttttaaaatagatttgatTGTGATGTGTGCTATTCTGCTAATGTCAGTGAATAGCAAGTTGGTTTCTACTTTTCCATCACCAAGTGTGGACCTGAAGATTTTACATCATCTGTTTTGTCTCCCTTCTGGAACAAGTGAGTTTTAAACTTGTTCTACTCTATATTCCATACtgtttttaaaatagatttgatTGTGGTGTGTGCTGTTCTGCTAATGTCAGTGAATAGCAAGTTGGTTTCTACTTTTCCATCACCAAGTGTGGACCTGAAGACTTTACATCATCTGTTTTGTCTCCCTTCTGGAACAAGTGAGTTTTAAACTTGTTCTACTCTATATTCCATAcagtttttaaaatagatttgatTGTGGTGTGTGCTATTCTGCTAATGTCAGTGAATAGCAAGTTGGTTTCTACTTTTCCATCACCAAGTGTATTGTGGACCTGAAGACTTTACATCATCTCTTTTGTCTCCCTTCTGGAACAAGTGAGTGTTAAACTTGTTCTACTCTATATTCCATACTGTTGTTTAAATAGATTTGATTGTGGTGTGTGCTATTCTGCTAATGTCAGTGAATAGCAAGTTGGTTTCTACTTTTCCATCATGATCACCAAGTGTGGACCTGAAGACTTTACGTCATCTGTTTTGGCTCCCTTCTGGAACAAAGTAAGTGTTAAACTTGTTCTACTCTATATTccatactgttttttttttttttgttagatTAGTCTCCATGTGGCTGTCTGGGTGCTGTGTAATGTTCCACAGTGTTTGATTCCCCACTGTATATATGGATAGCAAGAAGTGTGCTTTTCTCCCCCTCTTCACATTGCCAAGTGCTGACTAATTGTGAACTATTTTTTTCCTGTCAAATTTGTTTATAATAAACATTTCCGGATTTAGCATTAGCGTTTACGGAATACATAAATGGGGTGTACGGAGGGTACATGCTTGTATTTGTCCTGAAGACTTGACTTACTTAGTATGTATGTAACattgtattgtgggtttgtaATTAATATTgctcatgtgtatgtagtgcgTCATTAAGAATAGTGTGAACACGTTGTCGCTGTATTGTTCTACGGTCGGTATCCTTCGTGTATCGAGTTTGATGCTGTAACCATTGTCCGCACTTCATACTAGTGTTTGCCTCCTTAAAACTGCCATTGCGGACATATCAGGAGACTCAACTACCATTGAAGGCCACATTCTCTTTGATGAAGGGGCCCAATGCTCATTCATTACTCAAGAGTTAGCTAACATGCTGCAACTGACACCAACCCGTCATGAGCTCATCACAGTGTCATCATTTGGGGCACAGGTCTCCATGCCTACTAGGTTTGCTGTGACATCAATCTCCATTCATACATTGAATGGTGGCCAGATACCTATCTCAGTCCTGATCGTACCCAAGCTAACTGCACCTGTTTGAAACTCCATTCGAACCCATCTTGATCGATTTCCCTATCTCCGAGGACTTACGTTACATTGGCTCATCCAATCACTAGTGATGAGAATTTTCATGTATCAGTACTTGTAGGTGCAGATTATTATTGGCAATTCATCCAGGACCATATGCATGTGGTATGTGGTGATGGACCAACTGCTGTCCAATCCAGATTGGGGTACTTACTCTCTGGCCCACTTCCTTCACCACAACTGGCTGACACAACCAGTCTTCATGTGTCCATTTTGTCCTGCACTACAGAGGGTGCTACACCCAGCAGGTTCTGGAATATGGAGTCCACAGGAACTACATGCATTACGGAGACATCAGATGCTGATTTTTTACATAAGTATATGGCCACCAAGATAACAGTACAACCAGACGGGGCCTATAGCCTCAAGTTTCCTTGGAAGGATTCCCATCCTCCCCTTCCCTCCAACTACACTGTTTGTTACAGAAGAACCAGATCCATGGTTTATCGGCTGGCAAAGACACCAAAACTTCTAAGGATGTATGATGCCATCATCAAGGAACAAGGGACTAGAGGATTCATTGAGAGAGTAAACGATAACTGTGAAA contains:
- the LOC136263085 gene encoding uncharacterized protein isoform X1; its protein translation is MFSENVFISLMPPQLRLLDILQFPFLASSFPHTVVAASVELLLQVTISYIWDMNYVFLLMNVVTYIISKSQKNSGLFLFGTILVALFYVMDFTQYMFIYPGCCRDVNPMVRCWLYLQCIISGYFVGVAACSYSWDAITQGSLYFRIPTCRSWLTIRSRTGTQENKIPIYFMMESGAM
- the LOC136263085 gene encoding uncharacterized protein isoform X2; translation: MLLLILLARARRIQGCCRDVNPMVRCWLYLQCIISGYFVGVAACSYSWDAITQGSLYFRIPTCRSWLTIRSRTGTQENKIPIYFMMESGAM